From one Hyphomicrobiales bacterium genomic stretch:
- a CDS encoding sarcosine oxidase subunit beta family protein: MSDYSFWKLLRQGIAGHHGWRPAWRDPSPKPSYDAVIIGGGGHGCATAYYLARQHGMTNIAIIEKGWIGGGNAGRNTTIIRSNYLYDESAAIYDHAMQLWKGLGRELNYNIMMSHRGVLNLAHDDGEMRTLKRRVEANRLNGVDAEWLDAKQVKEFCPIINISPDIRFPVLGATLQRSGGVNRHDAVVWGYARKADAMGVDIIQNCEVTGIKVEAGRVVGLTTTKGDIRTPKIASVAAGHTSVIARMVDLRLPIESHPLQALVSEPIKPVNPCVVMSNAVHAYCSQSDKGELVIGAGIDHQISYTQRGGFDLIEETIQAIVEMFPIFSRLRLMRQWGGIVDVCPDASPIISKTDVEGFYVNAGWGTGGWKATPGSGHAFADLVARNEPNAIAAPFTIDRFRSGKLVAEHGAAAVAH; this comes from the coding sequence ATGTCCGACTATTCGTTCTGGAAGCTGCTTCGTCAGGGCATCGCGGGTCACCACGGGTGGCGCCCGGCCTGGCGCGATCCGTCTCCGAAGCCGTCCTATGACGCGGTCATCATCGGTGGCGGCGGTCATGGTTGCGCGACGGCCTATTACCTCGCCCGCCAGCACGGCATGACCAACATCGCGATCATCGAGAAGGGCTGGATCGGTGGCGGCAATGCGGGCCGCAACACCACGATCATTCGCTCGAACTACCTCTACGACGAGAGCGCGGCGATCTACGACCACGCCATGCAGCTCTGGAAGGGGCTCGGGCGTGAGTTGAACTACAACATCATGATGAGCCACCGCGGCGTGCTCAACCTCGCCCACGATGACGGCGAGATGCGCACCTTGAAGCGCCGCGTCGAGGCCAACCGCCTCAATGGCGTCGATGCGGAATGGCTCGACGCCAAGCAGGTCAAGGAGTTCTGCCCGATCATCAATATCTCGCCCGACATCCGCTTTCCGGTTCTCGGCGCGACGCTCCAGCGCTCCGGCGGCGTCAACCGCCATGACGCGGTCGTCTGGGGCTATGCCCGCAAGGCCGACGCGATGGGCGTCGACATCATTCAGAACTGCGAGGTGACGGGCATCAAGGTGGAGGCGGGTCGGGTCGTCGGCCTGACCACCACGAAGGGCGACATCCGCACCCCCAAGATCGCCTCCGTCGCGGCCGGCCACACCAGCGTCATCGCGCGCATGGTGGACCTGCGCCTGCCGATCGAGAGCCACCCCCTCCAGGCGCTCGTTTCCGAGCCGATCAAGCCGGTCAATCCGTGCGTCGTCATGTCGAACGCCGTGCACGCCTATTGCAGCCAGTCCGACAAGGGCGAACTGGTCATCGGCGCCGGCATCGACCATCAGATCTCCTATACCCAGCGTGGCGGCTTCGACCTCATCGAGGAGACCATTCAGGCGATCGTCGAGATGTTCCCGATTTTCTCCCGTCTGCGCCTCATGCGCCAGTGGGGCGGCATCGTCGACGTCTGCCCGGACGCCAGTCCGATCATTTCCAAGACGGACGTCGAAGGTTTCTACGTCAACGCCGGCTGGGGCACCGGCGGCTGGAAGGCGACGCCAGGCTCGGGTCACGCCTTCGCCGACCTCGTCGCCCGCAACGAGCCCAACGCCATCGCCGCCCCCTTCACCATCGACCGCTTCCGCTCCGGAAAGCTCGTCGCCGAGCACGGCGCGGCCGCCGTGGCGCACTGA
- a CDS encoding alpha/beta fold hydrolase, whose protein sequence is MKHHWHLDDSAETSAGRLACGRAGAPSRPPLVLTHGWPWSSFSWHRVIPALADRFHVHWYDMPGYGRSEMRPDQATGLNVQGAVFAEMLGHWGLREGAARPLVWAHDFGGATTLRAHLLHGAEYARLLLMNVVAMRPWGSSFFDHVRAHIDAFLGVPPHIHAAIVRAYIEGALVCDLQRGDVDALVAPWLTETGRISFWHQFAEADERWTGEVEPHYADIRCPAHVLWGKADPWIPLARGKALHGAIGAKGASVGWAVLEGVGHLPQLEAPDAVVAAAFEFFAGETR, encoded by the coding sequence ATGAAGCACCACTGGCACCTTGACGACAGCGCTGAAACGTCCGCGGGCCGCCTCGCCTGCGGTCGTGCCGGCGCGCCAAGTCGCCCGCCGCTGGTGCTGACTCATGGTTGGCCCTGGTCCTCGTTCAGTTGGCACCGGGTCATACCGGCGCTCGCCGACCGGTTCCATGTCCACTGGTACGACATGCCGGGCTACGGTCGCTCCGAAATGCGGCCTGATCAGGCGACTGGCCTCAATGTCCAGGGCGCCGTCTTTGCCGAGATGCTCGGGCACTGGGGGCTCCGTGAGGGAGCAGCCCGCCCGCTCGTCTGGGCGCACGACTTCGGTGGCGCGACGACCTTACGCGCGCACCTGCTGCATGGTGCCGAATACGCGCGGCTCCTGTTGATGAACGTGGTCGCCATGCGACCCTGGGGCTCGAGCTTCTTCGATCATGTCCGCGCCCACATCGATGCGTTCCTCGGGGTGCCGCCGCACATCCACGCCGCCATCGTGCGGGCCTACATCGAGGGCGCCCTCGTCTGTGACCTGCAACGCGGCGACGTCGACGCACTCGTTGCCCCCTGGTTGACCGAGACCGGTCGCATCAGCTTCTGGCACCAGTTCGCAGAAGCCGACGAGCGATGGACGGGCGAGGTCGAGCCGCACTATGCGGACATCCGCTGCCCGGCGCACGTCCTCTGGGGGAAAGCCGACCCGTGGATTCCGCTCGCCCGCGGTAAGGCGCTGCATGGCGCCATCGGTGCCAAGGGCGCATCGGTCGGCTGGGCCGTGCTCGAGGGTGTCGGCCATTTGCCGCAGCTCGAGGCACCGGATGCCGTCGTCGCCGCCGCATTCGAGTTCTTCGCGGGGGAGACACGTTGA
- a CDS encoding LysE family translocator encodes MLSLETWLAFASATALFAYMPGPSLLYAAAQTMAHGRSGGLRAALGLHLGCYVHVLAVALGFSALLVAVPTAYAAMKLVGAGYLVWLGLQLVRDAIAGVRPGPAGDPAATEHALPQHARRPLLSSAIVEILNPKTALFYYAFLPQFVDPASGVAPWLQFLVLGTLVNLAFSSADLIAVVFADWVSGTLARSARAAAWVRGLGGTILVALGLRLAMDRN; translated from the coding sequence ATGCTTTCCCTCGAGACCTGGCTCGCCTTTGCCTCGGCCACGGCGCTCTTTGCTTACATGCCGGGTCCGTCGCTGCTCTATGCCGCGGCCCAGACCATGGCCCACGGTCGAAGCGGCGGGCTGCGGGCGGCGCTCGGTCTGCACCTCGGTTGCTATGTCCATGTCCTGGCTGTTGCGCTCGGCTTCAGTGCCCTGCTCGTGGCGGTTCCGACGGCCTACGCCGCCATGAAGCTGGTCGGCGCGGGCTACCTGGTCTGGCTCGGCCTGCAGCTCGTCCGGGATGCGATCGCCGGCGTCCGGCCCGGGCCCGCAGGCGATCCGGCTGCAACCGAGCATGCTTTGCCGCAGCATGCCCGCCGGCCTTTGCTCAGCTCGGCGATCGTCGAGATCCTCAACCCGAAGACGGCATTGTTCTATTATGCCTTCCTGCCGCAGTTCGTCGACCCTGCATCCGGTGTCGCCCCGTGGCTGCAATTCCTCGTCCTCGGCACGCTGGTCAATCTGGCGTTTTCCTCTGCGGACCTCATCGCCGTCGTCTTCGCCGACTGGGTCTCCGGCACGCTTGCACGCTCGGCTCGTGCGGCGGCATGGGTCCGAGGTCTCGGCGGCACGATCCTCGTCGCTCTCGGCCTGCGCCTCGCAATGGATAGAAACTGA
- a CDS encoding sarcosine oxidase subunit delta family protein has protein sequence MLVIECPHCGPREQEEFSYGGEAHIARPTNSADLSDAEWAEYVFMRSNTKGVFAERWMHAAGCRKWFNVIRNTATDRILAVYAQGAPRPVVDLAGEALRTPSGEPFVGSGNDATKVLSSAESMAGKARSS, from the coding sequence ATGCTGGTCATCGAATGCCCACACTGTGGCCCGCGCGAGCAGGAGGAATTCTCCTACGGCGGCGAGGCACACATCGCCCGTCCGACGAACTCCGCCGACCTCAGCGACGCCGAGTGGGCCGAGTACGTCTTCATGCGTTCGAATACGAAGGGCGTTTTCGCCGAGCGTTGGATGCACGCCGCCGGCTGCCGCAAATGGTTCAACGTGATACGCAACACCGCGACCGACCGCATCCTCGCGGTCTATGCCCAGGGTGCGCCGCGCCCCGTGGTCGACCTCGCGGGGGAGGCTTTGCGGACCCCGAGCGGAGAGCCGTTCGTCGGCTCAGGTAACGACGCCACGAAAGTTCTCTCGAGCGCCGAGAGCATGGCTGGAAAGGCACGCTCGTCATGA